A part of Escherichia marmotae genomic DNA contains:
- the xapA gene encoding xanthosine phosphorylase has protein sequence MSQVQFSHNSLFCVDIIKTYKPNFTPRVAFILGSGLGALADQIENAVAISYEKLPGFPVSTVHGHAGELVLGHLQGVPVVCMKGRGHFYEGRGMTIMTDAIRTFKLLGCELLFCTNAAGSLRPEVGAGSLVALKDHINTMPGTPMVGLNDDRFGERFFSLANAYDAEYRALLQKVAKEEGFPLTEGVFVSYPGPNFETAAEIRMMQIIGGDVVGMSVVPEVISARHCDLKVVAVSAITNMAEGLSDVKLSHAQTLAAAELSKQNFINLICGFLRKIA, from the coding sequence ATGTCTCAGGTTCAATTTTCTCATAACTCGCTGTTTTGCGTAGATATTATCAAGACTTATAAACCTAATTTCACGCCACGAGTGGCCTTTATTTTAGGTTCCGGGCTGGGCGCGCTGGCCGATCAGATTGAGAACGCTGTCGCAATTTCCTACGAAAAGCTGCCAGGTTTCCCGGTAAGTACGGTACATGGTCATGCGGGGGAGTTAGTGCTGGGCCATCTCCAGGGCGTACCGGTGGTATGTATGAAAGGTCGCGGACATTTCTACGAGGGTCGTGGAATGACCATCATGACTGACGCAATTCGTACCTTTAAGCTGCTGGGCTGCGAGCTACTGTTCTGCACCAATGCGGCAGGCTCACTGCGTCCGGAAGTGGGGGCAGGCAGCCTGGTCGCATTGAAAGATCATATCAACACCATGCCAGGTACGCCGATGGTGGGTCTTAACGATGATCGTTTTGGAGAGCGTTTCTTCTCACTGGCAAATGCCTACGATGCGGAATACCGCGCACTGTTACAAAAAGTGGCGAAAGAAGAGGGATTCCCTCTGACGGAGGGCGTGTTCGTCTCGTATCCGGGGCCGAATTTCGAGACTGCGGCGGAAATTCGCATGATGCAAATTATTGGTGGGGATGTTGTTGGTATGTCTGTGGTGCCTGAGGTTATTTCAGCTCGCCATTGCGACCTTAAAGTAGTTGCGGTCTCTGCGATTACCAATATGGCGGAAGGTTTAAGCGATGTGAAATTGTCACATGCCCAAACGCTGGCGGCTGCGGAGCTCTCTAAGCAGAACTTCATCAACCTTATTTGCGGCTTTCTGCGCAAAATTGCCTGA